In the Haloferula helveola genome, one interval contains:
- a CDS encoding glycoside hydrolase family 2 TIM barrel-domain containing protein, whose product MKTKTLLWTGLLVAGVMSAAEVPKEIEDARITGAHKLEARGNHWGHPDPSSARQHPYGEGPRVRSLNGTWKFSWAARPEERVVDFFSADFDHSAWGTIPVPSTWEREGHGTPLYVNINYPFKVDPPRVMGEPDPSFTSFKERNPVGSYLRDFEIPDTWKDMRVILHFGGVRSAMFVWVNGTQVGYSQGSRLPAEFDITDQLRPGANRLAVEVYKFSDASYIEDQDFWRLSGIFRDVMLHAMPADGLWDVYAESGFHLEKNEGHLTLRSTPMPGAEPDVEMTLYDPAGKRIGTGRSELSVSRPQLWSPENPALYHAEVTVKSGGNLVQAFRLPVGFRKLEAKGKELRFNGQPFKIRGVNRHEFDPQTGYVMDEALMRKDLELMKRANINFVRNAHYPCDPRWYDLCDEVGMLVMDEANVESHGLSYHKRVLPGDQPDWSAACVERMTRMVIRDRQHPSVVMWSLGNEAGYGDTFLAMREAARAADPERRLIQYADMNRAADVDSQTYPPISWLKQHVQGKAKRKGEQGQTSHEEQHGPYPSGRPFVMNEYAHAMGNSVGNFQDYWDLIWAEPVLAGGFIWDWVDQALYRDRNDPGKGFVYGGDFGDVPTNTNFCVNGLVAADRTPHPHYEEVRKVHQPVAFDGSQLKAGRLTLINRALDGELSDLELHADIHGDGQQVTSETLQLPSVPLGGTGEVKVRVQTWLESAKGTECMVTFRLILKGDTPWTPKGHVVAWEQFALGDGKPEPRAAVATDPPNKEADGFGLSDGGVTARISSDTGLLSSYRIGDRELIVQPMRWNFWRALTDNDLGWKVDKKLAVWKEAGSKVEVKSITSGTDNDQQGFVECEARIPGIGAVIHTRHTMTSGGVILTSCRFRIATKGKKKTPDLPRLGLQFAIPAEFGEVEWYGRGPHESYWDRKTSAPVGRYQSTVRDWVTPYVRPQENGNRCDIRWIRFANPTGDGLGFRSTETLSASAWPYSMQDLTGGTHDFDLPERDFITVNLDHLQMGVGGDNSWGLPVNTPYLIPADRDYRWEFRIEPLQP is encoded by the coding sequence CGGCCTGCTGGTGGCCGGAGTAATGTCGGCGGCAGAAGTGCCGAAGGAAATCGAAGACGCCCGGATTACCGGAGCCCACAAGCTGGAGGCGCGCGGCAACCATTGGGGTCACCCGGATCCCTCGAGTGCCCGACAGCACCCCTACGGCGAAGGACCGCGGGTGCGGTCGCTCAACGGCACGTGGAAATTCAGTTGGGCAGCGCGCCCCGAAGAACGGGTCGTGGATTTCTTCAGTGCGGACTTCGACCACTCGGCGTGGGGCACGATCCCGGTCCCATCGACCTGGGAACGGGAGGGCCACGGCACACCGCTCTACGTCAACATCAACTACCCCTTCAAAGTCGATCCACCACGTGTGATGGGTGAGCCCGACCCGAGCTTCACCAGCTTCAAGGAACGCAATCCGGTCGGCTCCTACCTCCGGGACTTCGAGATACCGGACACCTGGAAGGACATGCGGGTGATCCTGCACTTCGGCGGGGTTCGGTCGGCGATGTTCGTCTGGGTCAACGGCACGCAGGTCGGCTACTCGCAGGGATCGCGACTGCCGGCGGAGTTCGACATCACGGACCAGCTCAGGCCCGGGGCGAACCGGCTCGCGGTCGAGGTCTACAAGTTCAGCGACGCCTCCTACATCGAGGATCAGGACTTCTGGCGTCTCAGCGGGATCTTCCGCGACGTGATGCTCCACGCGATGCCCGCGGACGGCCTGTGGGACGTCTATGCCGAATCCGGATTTCACCTCGAAAAGAACGAGGGTCACCTGACGCTCCGATCCACGCCGATGCCCGGAGCGGAACCGGATGTGGAGATGACTCTCTACGATCCTGCCGGCAAACGCATCGGAACCGGCAGAAGCGAACTTTCCGTTTCCCGACCGCAGCTCTGGTCACCCGAGAACCCGGCGCTTTACCACGCGGAGGTCACGGTGAAGTCCGGCGGCAATCTCGTGCAGGCATTCCGCCTGCCGGTCGGCTTCCGCAAGCTGGAAGCGAAAGGCAAGGAGCTGCGTTTCAACGGCCAGCCTTTCAAGATCCGTGGAGTCAACCGGCACGAGTTCGATCCGCAAACCGGCTACGTGATGGACGAGGCGCTGATGCGGAAGGACCTCGAGCTGATGAAACGGGCGAACATCAACTTCGTGCGCAACGCCCACTACCCCTGCGACCCGCGATGGTATGACCTGTGTGATGAAGTCGGCATGCTGGTGATGGACGAGGCCAACGTCGAATCCCACGGGCTGAGTTATCACAAAAGGGTGCTGCCGGGTGACCAACCGGACTGGTCGGCGGCATGCGTCGAGAGGATGACACGGATGGTGATCCGCGACCGGCAGCATCCGTCGGTCGTGATGTGGTCGCTCGGCAACGAGGCTGGCTATGGCGACACGTTTCTCGCGATGCGCGAGGCGGCCCGTGCCGCGGATCCCGAAAGACGCCTCATCCAGTATGCGGACATGAACCGCGCGGCGGATGTCGACAGCCAGACCTATCCGCCCATCTCGTGGCTCAAGCAGCACGTGCAGGGGAAAGCCAAACGTAAAGGTGAACAGGGCCAGACGTCGCACGAGGAACAACACGGCCCCTACCCGTCGGGCCGCCCCTTCGTGATGAATGAATACGCCCATGCCATGGGCAACAGCGTGGGCAATTTCCAAGACTACTGGGACCTGATCTGGGCCGAGCCGGTGCTCGCCGGCGGCTTCATCTGGGATTGGGTGGACCAAGCCCTGTATCGCGACCGAAACGATCCGGGCAAAGGCTTCGTCTACGGCGGCGACTTCGGCGACGTGCCCACCAACACCAACTTCTGCGTCAACGGGTTGGTGGCCGCGGATCGCACGCCGCATCCGCACTACGAGGAGGTCCGCAAGGTTCATCAACCGGTGGCCTTCGACGGCTCACAACTGAAAGCCGGCCGCCTGACATTGATCAATCGGGCGCTCGATGGAGAGCTTTCCGATCTGGAACTGCACGCCGACATTCATGGTGACGGACAGCAGGTCACCTCGGAGACATTGCAACTTCCGTCCGTCCCCTTGGGTGGCACGGGCGAGGTGAAGGTCCGTGTGCAAACATGGCTCGAATCGGCGAAAGGAACGGAATGCATGGTGACTTTCCGACTCATCCTGAAAGGCGATACCCCGTGGACACCCAAGGGGCATGTCGTCGCGTGGGAGCAATTTGCCTTGGGCGACGGGAAACCCGAGCCACGCGCCGCAGTCGCCACCGACCCGCCGAACAAGGAAGCCGACGGGTTCGGGCTGAGCGACGGCGGGGTGACCGCGAGGATTTCATCCGACACGGGCCTGCTGAGCTCCTACCGGATCGGTGACCGCGAGCTGATCGTGCAACCGATGCGTTGGAACTTCTGGCGCGCCCTGACCGACAACGACCTCGGCTGGAAGGTCGATAAGAAGCTCGCGGTCTGGAAGGAGGCGGGCAGCAAGGTGGAGGTCAAGTCCATCACCTCGGGCACGGATAACGACCAGCAGGGCTTTGTCGAGTGCGAGGCCCGGATTCCGGGGATCGGCGCAGTGATTCACACACGGCACACCATGACCTCCGGTGGCGTCATTCTCACAAGCTGTCGTTTCCGGATTGCGACCAAAGGCAAAAAGAAGACTCCGGACCTTCCCCGCCTCGGGCTGCAGTTCGCCATTCCGGCGGAGTTCGGTGAGGTGGAGTGGTACGGCCGCGGACCGCATGAGAGCTATTGGGACCGCAAGACCTCCGCACCGGTCGGGCGCTACCAATCGACCGTCCGCGATTGGGTCACGCCCTACGTGCGGCCTCAGGAAAACGGCAACCGCTGCGACATCCGCTGGATCCGTTTCGCCAACCCGACCGGCGACGGGCTTGGGTTCCGCTCCACCGAGACGCTATCGGCGAGCGCCTGGCCCTACTCGATGCAGGACCTCACCGGCGGCACTCACGACTTCGACCTGCCGGAGCGCGACTTCATCACGGTCAATCTTGACCACCTCCAAATGGGCGTCGGTGGCGACAATTCCTGGGGGCTCCCGGTCAACACCCCCTACCTCATTCCGGCCGACCGGGATTACCGATGGGAATTCCGCATCGAGCCGCTCCAGCCTTGA
- the pilM gene encoding pilus assembly protein PilM: MGVEIGYDTIHLVLLKRSAGGQVHFEKCQAFEYDANAELESSAFVSTLKGALKQFCGSLKDISIWAAPKLGGANVHHIKIPQVNPAGLPGAVYWGLQREDPFLEEETAVDFQVEHGEQFDKSLNVTGALVERRKVDGLRRTFAHAGYPLSGIGLSLFALRNVVNLGNRETPKTPVMICQMGEHATSVSVLLDRRLVFTRNIPGGLEILAEALVKDLDPTPSYEEACELVLKLGLGEEGLSADDKRRLKSSMELLGPVLERTVRQIERTVQYYQSNFDGEPLETVYFGGSIAARGKLFDYISQGLPLEVIAIDPFDAPEIETDASLPADTAERVAYGPAFGLALEAGQDGINLAQTYKDRQNEGKQRKAATLVTILLLLVTAGTAIFYGLQRLELRSLNGKRDGLAWNLEQLGPRLDAASIKKESEEVRAIQERRRAATSRYEAPALLSEVTRLTPENISLLHVSAAMDSSVMLLDASGEDDKEEKTVAEAEDSMLLKGVVKGDRTSLETALTIYVARLAQSGIFQSVEVESTELVESADELLLAFTLNVKTADDSNKEVTKR; this comes from the coding sequence GTGGGCGTGGAGATCGGGTATGATACGATCCACCTCGTGCTCCTGAAACGGAGCGCTGGAGGGCAGGTTCATTTCGAGAAGTGTCAGGCCTTTGAATACGATGCGAACGCGGAGCTCGAATCCTCTGCTTTCGTCTCAACGCTCAAGGGAGCGCTCAAGCAGTTCTGCGGATCGCTGAAGGACATTTCGATCTGGGCCGCACCGAAGCTGGGCGGAGCCAACGTCCATCACATCAAGATCCCCCAGGTGAACCCTGCCGGACTTCCGGGAGCGGTCTATTGGGGCCTCCAGCGAGAAGATCCATTTCTTGAGGAAGAAACGGCGGTTGATTTCCAAGTCGAGCATGGAGAGCAATTCGACAAGAGCCTGAACGTGACGGGAGCGCTCGTGGAGCGCCGGAAAGTCGACGGCTTGCGGCGGACGTTCGCCCACGCCGGCTACCCGCTGAGTGGCATCGGACTTTCTCTGTTCGCACTGCGCAATGTCGTCAACCTCGGCAACAGGGAGACACCCAAGACGCCGGTCATGATCTGCCAGATGGGCGAGCACGCGACCAGCGTGAGCGTGCTGCTCGACCGGCGGCTGGTCTTCACCCGCAACATTCCGGGAGGACTCGAGATCCTTGCCGAAGCACTGGTCAAGGACCTCGACCCGACACCGAGCTACGAGGAAGCCTGCGAACTGGTCCTCAAGCTCGGACTTGGGGAGGAAGGTCTGTCCGCCGATGACAAGCGGCGACTCAAGAGCTCGATGGAGCTGCTCGGACCGGTTCTCGAACGCACCGTGCGGCAGATCGAACGGACGGTTCAGTATTACCAAAGCAATTTCGACGGCGAACCCTTGGAGACGGTTTACTTCGGCGGTTCGATCGCTGCCCGCGGAAAACTGTTCGACTATATTTCCCAAGGCCTGCCGCTGGAAGTGATCGCCATTGATCCGTTCGATGCACCGGAAATCGAGACCGACGCATCCCTGCCCGCCGACACTGCGGAACGGGTCGCCTACGGTCCCGCGTTCGGTCTGGCTCTGGAGGCGGGTCAGGACGGAATCAATCTGGCCCAAACCTATAAGGATCGGCAGAACGAAGGAAAGCAGCGCAAGGCCGCGACGCTGGTTACCATCCTTCTGCTTTTGGTAACGGCGGGCACCGCGATCTTCTACGGCCTGCAGCGGCTGGAACTGCGAAGCCTGAACGGCAAGCGCGACGGCCTTGCATGGAATTTGGAGCAACTGGGTCCGCGGCTCGACGCCGCAAGCATCAAGAAGGAAAGTGAGGAAGTCCGTGCGATCCAGGAGCGCCGGAGGGCCGCGACCAGCCGCTACGAGGCGCCCGCCCTGCTTTCCGAAGTCACGAGGCTGACGCCCGAGAACATCTCTCTCCTCCACGTCTCAGCCGCGATGGACAGCTCCGTAATGCTTCTGGACGCCTCGGGAGAGGACGACAAGGAGGAGAAGACCGTCGCCGAAGCAGAGGACTCGATGCTTCTGAAAGGAGTGGTGAAGGGAGACCGGACCTCGCTGGAAACCGCGCTCACGATCTATGTGGCCCGGCTCGCCCAGTCGGGGATTTTTCAATCGGTCGAGGTCGAGTCGACGGAACTTGTCGAAAGTGCGGACGAACTGCTTCTGGCCTTCACGCTGAACGTGAAGACCGCTGACGACAGCAACAAGGAGGTGACCAAGCGATGA
- a CDS encoding secretin N-terminal domain-containing protein — protein sequence MSVTQRDRFTSHLSIRHLCAGLVAVLLVGGCTMPPMPPDSATDDATYKEWKQLAQAAAWNSPPAPNFPPALDIHDSVATYHPFDFEESEPLPQIAVKNMVLTRDMDVGVLLRALADAADLNVLISNDVSGPIRVSLRRETRWDRLFLAITEARGYHYDLQGDLLSVYSLQDVQSKIAMESALHEQLEASERRMRSEPTQVSMVRIHYADLDSLAEAVRSTMYAKTAAGNPAGEGVLPPLVDNQFTVQANKDTGQLILHGVPADISRARKMIAGLDQPTYQILIEATIVQANNDVARELGVQWGLYGNPGNFMLGTTPRPDGFNSNFPAGFDPADSGFTYGVNFITGSTALQAQLSALQEDGRLNIISRPSITTLDQLPATIESGEERPFASAAGTGIATVSQIEFKKAALRLQVTPHVIDTNWVKLDIETTKDDFDDTRPIIIDGNVQLPILTRSAETALYLANGQTTVIGGLSSETKSRQEGGIPLLKDIPGLGAAFRSQADRNAFSDTLIFITPHILPKVADRLAGSK from the coding sequence ATGTCTGTTACACAACGCGACCGTTTCACGTCGCACCTATCCATTCGCCATCTCTGCGCGGGCCTCGTAGCGGTCCTGCTGGTCGGGGGTTGCACGATGCCGCCGATGCCGCCGGACTCGGCCACCGACGATGCGACCTACAAGGAATGGAAGCAGCTGGCCCAAGCCGCGGCATGGAACTCTCCGCCCGCTCCCAATTTCCCTCCGGCGCTGGATATCCACGACAGCGTGGCGACCTACCACCCGTTCGATTTCGAGGAAAGCGAGCCACTGCCCCAGATCGCGGTCAAGAACATGGTTCTCACCCGGGACATGGATGTCGGCGTCCTTCTGCGCGCGCTCGCTGACGCCGCCGACCTGAACGTCCTCATCAGCAACGACGTCAGCGGCCCGATCCGCGTGAGTCTCCGGCGCGAAACCCGCTGGGACCGCCTGTTCCTCGCCATCACCGAGGCGCGGGGTTACCACTACGACCTCCAGGGAGATCTCCTCAGCGTGTACTCCCTCCAGGATGTCCAGAGCAAGATCGCCATGGAGTCCGCGCTCCACGAACAGCTCGAGGCCTCCGAGAGAAGGATGCGGTCCGAGCCCACTCAGGTCAGCATGGTCCGTATCCACTATGCCGACCTCGACAGTCTTGCGGAAGCAGTGCGCTCCACCATGTACGCCAAGACCGCGGCCGGAAATCCGGCAGGCGAAGGCGTGCTTCCGCCGCTCGTGGACAACCAGTTCACGGTTCAGGCCAACAAGGATACCGGCCAGCTCATCCTTCACGGGGTTCCGGCCGACATCTCCCGCGCCCGCAAGATGATCGCAGGTCTTGACCAGCCGACCTATCAGATTCTGATCGAGGCCACCATCGTCCAGGCGAACAACGATGTCGCCCGCGAGCTCGGCGTCCAGTGGGGCCTGTACGGCAACCCAGGCAACTTCATGCTGGGCACCACACCGCGTCCGGACGGATTCAATTCCAACTTCCCCGCCGGCTTTGACCCCGCCGATTCGGGCTTCACCTACGGAGTCAACTTCATCACCGGCAGCACCGCCCTGCAGGCCCAGCTGTCCGCCCTGCAGGAAGACGGCCGACTCAACATCATTTCCCGCCCCTCGATCACGACCCTCGATCAACTGCCCGCCACCATCGAAAGCGGCGAGGAACGGCCGTTCGCGTCCGCCGCCGGGACCGGCATCGCCACCGTTTCCCAGATCGAATTCAAGAAGGCCGCGTTGCGACTCCAGGTCACCCCGCACGTGATCGACACCAACTGGGTCAAACTCGACATCGAAACGACCAAGGACGACTTCGACGACACCCGGCCGATCATCATCGATGGCAACGTCCAGCTGCCGATCCTGACCCGCTCGGCGGAAACGGCCCTGTATCTTGCAAACGGACAGACAACCGTGATCGGAGGGCTCTCCTCGGAAACCAAAAGCCGCCAGGAAGGCGGCATCCCGCTCCTCAAGGACATTCCTGGCCTCGGCGCCGCATTCCGCAGCCAAGCTGATCGAAATGCTTTCAGTGACACGTTGATTTTCATTACCCCCCACATCCTCCCCAAGGTTGCCGACAGGCTGGCGGGTTCCAAGTAA
- a CDS encoding GspE/PulE family protein, whose translation MTARLEDMLMDEGLLSEENFIRARKTPRANGLKAQELILREGLVTDTDMVSVLSDRLHIPRYDPDLYPVDPELGAILPASLAGKHRIVPLRQEQNLLIVAMPDPTEVLDMDAVQRHVKMELEPVICTEAEYNDLMNNLYGLASGIGSLLADIEEVDYGKAEAEDDSDEAIEAQVKALTDMAEGSTAVRSVDWIITRAVREGASDVHVSPEKTHVQVRLRVDGVLKDLPPIPKSMLLSVVSRLKILGRMDIAVTRVPQDGRFTARISGREINVRVSSLPTIHGENIVLRLLDMNALVFKLDQLGMSEGDIRKIEDTIAKPQGMILNTGPTGSGKTTTLYSVLEMLNAPEVNIVTVEDPVEYRIPRIRQVELNARAGMTFASSLRSILRQDPDIAMIGEIRDTETATIAVQAALTGHLVLSTVHTNSAIGTISRLIDMGIEPFLISSVLSCVIGQRLVRRVCDCCAEPWTPPQKALEFWGLEPDADSRFVKARGCHRCRHTGYRGRVGIYEVLAITEKLHSLIARRADESELLEAARSEGNFRTMREDAAEKIRTGVTTLEEAAANVAL comes from the coding sequence ATGACCGCAAGACTTGAAGACATGCTTATGGACGAAGGTCTCCTCTCCGAGGAGAACTTCATCCGGGCACGCAAGACCCCCCGAGCGAACGGACTCAAGGCGCAGGAGCTCATCCTCCGCGAAGGACTGGTGACCGACACCGACATGGTGAGCGTCCTCAGCGACCGTTTGCACATCCCCCGCTACGATCCCGATCTCTACCCCGTGGATCCGGAGCTCGGTGCGATCCTGCCCGCCTCTCTGGCCGGCAAGCACCGCATCGTCCCGCTGCGTCAGGAGCAGAACCTCCTCATCGTCGCCATGCCCGACCCTACCGAGGTGCTCGACATGGATGCGGTTCAGCGGCACGTCAAGATGGAGCTCGAACCCGTCATCTGTACGGAGGCCGAGTACAACGATCTGATGAACAACCTCTACGGCCTGGCGTCCGGCATCGGATCGCTTCTGGCCGATATCGAGGAAGTCGACTACGGCAAGGCTGAAGCGGAAGATGACAGCGACGAGGCCATCGAGGCCCAGGTCAAGGCGCTCACCGACATGGCCGAAGGTTCGACCGCCGTGCGCAGCGTCGACTGGATCATCACGCGGGCCGTTCGCGAAGGAGCGAGTGACGTGCATGTTTCGCCGGAGAAAACTCATGTACAGGTCCGGCTGCGGGTGGACGGCGTCCTCAAGGACCTGCCGCCCATTCCGAAGTCGATGCTGCTCTCGGTGGTGTCGCGCCTGAAGATCCTCGGTAGGATGGACATCGCCGTCACCCGCGTCCCGCAGGACGGGCGCTTCACGGCGCGCATCAGCGGCCGGGAGATCAACGTGCGGGTTTCGTCGCTGCCGACCATCCACGGTGAGAACATCGTGCTGCGACTCCTCGATATGAATGCGCTCGTGTTCAAGCTCGACCAGCTTGGCATGAGCGAGGGCGACATCCGCAAGATCGAGGACACGATCGCCAAACCACAGGGAATGATCCTCAACACGGGTCCGACCGGAAGCGGCAAGACCACAACCTTGTACTCGGTGCTCGAGATGCTGAACGCCCCCGAGGTGAACATCGTCACCGTCGAGGACCCGGTCGAATACCGCATCCCCCGCATCCGCCAGGTCGAGCTCAACGCCCGGGCGGGGATGACCTTCGCCAGCAGCCTGCGCAGCATCCTCCGGCAGGACCCCGACATCGCGATGATCGGCGAGATCCGCGACACCGAGACCGCCACCATCGCCGTCCAGGCGGCGCTCACCGGACACCTCGTTCTCAGCACCGTTCACACCAACAGCGCGATCGGAACAATCTCGCGACTCATCGACATGGGGATCGAACCGTTCCTCATCTCTTCGGTGCTTTCATGCGTGATCGGCCAACGCCTCGTCCGCCGCGTCTGCGACTGCTGCGCCGAGCCATGGACACCGCCGCAAAAGGCCTTGGAATTCTGGGGCCTTGAGCCGGATGCCGACTCCCGGTTTGTCAAAGCGCGCGGATGCCACCGCTGCCGCCACACCGGCTACCGCGGCCGTGTCGGCATCTACGAAGTGCTCGCCATCACCGAGAAGCTGCATTCGCTGATCGCAAGAAGGGCCGACGAATCGGAGTTGCTCGAAGCGGCCCGTTCCGAGGGCAACTTCCGCACCATGCGCGAGGACGCGGCCGAGAAGATCCGAACGGGGGTCACCACCCTCGAAGAAGCGGCGGCGAACGTCGCCCTCTGA
- a CDS encoding type II secretion system F family protein, whose translation MARIADSNLVPVDLQLVGNSKGGALARLRTHYLPVPPTDLIIFTKQLNTMVRVGIPMTQALGILRDQTEQPRLKRLAGIIRDDVEGGSSLSAAAGKHPDVFSSLFCSMIEAGETSGTLPDVLDRLVYLIEHEAQVKAEIKSALRYPMIVVGALVAAFVVMVGFVIPRFVAFFDKQGLVLPLPTRICIAMSEFFTSYGLWVLLGAGIAGLMAHHYFNRTERGRLSRDRALIAMPLIGPVLVKAAMSRFASIFAILQASGVLILDALRILTETVGNAAISSEFVKVRELLEEGHGVAGPLSSSKYFPPMLINMVKIGEESGRLDEMLRHVSEHYDSEIRHTIKKMTDAIGPILIISLTVVVGFFALAIYMPMWELTEMVNKK comes from the coding sequence TTGGCTCGTATCGCCGATTCGAACCTCGTCCCGGTCGACCTGCAACTCGTCGGGAACTCAAAAGGTGGCGCTCTCGCGCGCCTGCGCACCCACTACCTGCCGGTGCCGCCGACCGACCTGATCATTTTCACCAAACAGCTCAACACCATGGTCCGCGTCGGCATTCCGATGACCCAGGCGTTGGGGATCCTCAGGGATCAGACCGAGCAGCCGCGACTCAAACGCCTGGCTGGCATCATCCGCGACGATGTCGAAGGCGGCTCCAGCCTTTCCGCCGCGGCAGGAAAGCATCCCGACGTATTCTCATCGCTCTTTTGCAGTATGATTGAGGCGGGCGAGACGAGCGGCACCCTCCCGGATGTCCTCGACCGGCTGGTGTATCTGATCGAGCACGAGGCGCAGGTCAAAGCGGAGATCAAGTCCGCGTTGCGCTACCCGATGATCGTCGTCGGAGCGCTGGTGGCCGCCTTCGTCGTGATGGTCGGCTTCGTGATTCCGCGATTTGTGGCCTTCTTCGACAAACAGGGGCTGGTGCTTCCCCTGCCGACACGCATCTGCATCGCGATGAGCGAGTTCTTCACGAGCTACGGGCTGTGGGTCCTGCTCGGAGCCGGGATCGCCGGACTCATGGCCCATCACTACTTCAACCGGACGGAACGCGGCCGCCTGTCCCGTGACCGGGCATTGATCGCCATGCCGCTGATCGGGCCCGTTCTGGTCAAAGCCGCGATGTCCCGCTTCGCCAGCATTTTCGCCATTCTCCAGGCCAGCGGCGTCCTGATCCTCGATGCTCTCCGGATTCTTACCGAGACGGTAGGCAACGCCGCCATCTCATCCGAGTTCGTCAAGGTCCGCGAGTTGCTGGAGGAAGGGCACGGCGTCGCAGGCCCTCTCAGCTCGTCCAAGTATTTCCCCCCCATGCTGATCAACATGGTCAAGATCGGCGAAGAGTCCGGGCGTCTCGACGAGATGCTCCGGCACGTCTCCGAGCACTATGACTCGGAGATCCGGCACACCATCAAGAAGATGACGGATGCCATCGGACCCATCCTGATCATCTCACTCACCGTCGTGGTCGGATTCTTCGCCTTGGCCATCTACATGCCCATGTGGGAGCTGACCGAGATGGTGAACAAAAAGTAA
- a CDS encoding PilT/PilU family type 4a pilus ATPase, translated as MNIPELMELAVTRRASDVHLAPERSPAIRVDGALRPLRQEYPPLSAQECEDAIIGILRPDQVDTLRQNLEIDLSYSLNLPKGTTRFRVNVHRQQRGLGAIFRLIPDDIPSPEALTMEKSIFKFAELPRGLVLFTGATGTGKSTTLACLIEQINRRREEHILTVEDPIEYTYSEKRACITQRELGIHTHGFAPALKSALREDPDVILVGEMRDLETIQLALTASETGHLVFSTVHTSDTSQTVDRIIDVFPAAQQSMVRSQLSAVLQGIVTQVLMPRASGSGRIAAREILLATPAVRTMIRESNTHQLYNALTSGLQAGMCPLELSLAAKVRQKLITRDAAEAEANRPSQLRDYLASSSFSFSVPGLAIAQPDDVEDHDDLDYDPRSSSQLTPAQRMEN; from the coding sequence ATGAATATTCCCGAGCTAATGGAACTGGCCGTGACACGCCGTGCGTCGGACGTGCACCTGGCCCCGGAACGCAGCCCCGCCATCAGGGTTGACGGGGCGCTGCGACCATTGCGCCAAGAGTATCCGCCCCTGAGCGCGCAGGAGTGCGAGGATGCCATCATCGGCATCCTTCGGCCGGATCAGGTGGACACGCTCCGGCAGAACCTCGAGATCGACCTGAGCTACTCGCTGAACCTGCCCAAGGGAACCACCCGCTTCCGGGTCAATGTCCACCGCCAGCAACGCGGGCTCGGCGCCATCTTCCGGCTCATTCCCGACGACATCCCTTCGCCGGAGGCCCTGACGATGGAGAAATCGATCTTCAAGTTCGCCGAGCTTCCGCGCGGTCTCGTGCTCTTCACCGGCGCGACCGGTACGGGTAAGTCGACCACGCTCGCCTGCCTGATCGAACAGATCAACCGTCGCCGCGAAGAACATATCCTGACCGTCGAGGACCCGATCGAGTACACCTACTCGGAGAAGCGGGCCTGCATCACGCAGCGCGAACTGGGCATTCACACGCACGGTTTCGCCCCGGCACTGAAGTCGGCCCTGCGCGAAGACCCGGACGTCATCCTCGTGGGTGAAATGCGGGACCTCGAGACGATCCAGCTCGCGCTGACGGCCAGTGAAACCGGTCACCTTGTTTTTTCCACCGTCCACACCAGCGACACCTCGCAGACGGTCGACCGGATCATCGACGTCTTCCCGGCGGCACAGCAATCGATGGTGCGCTCCCAGCTCTCCGCCGTCCTGCAGGGCATCGTCACCCAGGTGCTGATGCCGCGAGCGTCCGGATCCGGCCGGATCGCCGCCCGCGAGATCCTGCTGGCGACCCCGGCGGTGCGCACGATGATCCGGGAAAGCAATACCCACCAGCTCTACAACGCGCTGACCTCCGGACTTCAGGCTGGCATGTGTCCGCTGGAGCTCTCGCTTGCCGCGAAAGTCCGGCAGAAGCTGATCACACGGGATGCCGCCGAGGCCGAAGCCAACCGGCCGTCCCAGTTGCGCGACTACCTCGCGAGCAGTTCCTTCTCGTTCTCGGTTCCCGGACTGGCGATCGCCCAGCCCGACGACGTCGAGGATCACGATGATCTGGATTACGATCCACGATCCTCATCCCAACTCACCCCCGCACAACGGATGGAAAACTAG
- a CDS encoding prepilin-type N-terminal cleavage/methylation domain-containing protein, with protein MKTQLKPTRRKSGFTLIEVIAVLVLLGILAAIAVPKYIDMADNARNRAIDAGVAELNGREALTWGNVLISDTGYSDDATTFGAVDTALGGDYTWSAAPTVAGGTISFQGSAGVALTRAASTATQPGTWSR; from the coding sequence ATGAAGACACAACTGAAACCAACCCGAAGGAAGAGCGGTTTCACCTTGATCGAGGTGATCGCCGTTCTCGTGCTGCTCGGCATTCTCGCCGCGATCGCAGTACCCAAATACATCGACATGGCCGACAATGCCCGCAACCGGGCGATCGACGCGGGTGTCGCCGAGCTGAATGGCCGTGAAGCCCTGACATGGGGCAATGTCCTGATCTCGGACACCGGCTACTCGGACGACGCGACCACGTTCGGTGCTGTGGATACCGCCCTTGGAGGTGACTACACCTGGAGCGCTGCACCTACCGTCGCAGGCGGAACGATCTCGTTCCAAGGCTCGGCCGGTGTGGCACTGACGCGAGCTGCCTCTACCGCAACCCAACCCGGCACCTGGTCACGCTAA